The following proteins are co-located in the Manihot esculenta cultivar AM560-2 chromosome 7, M.esculenta_v8, whole genome shotgun sequence genome:
- the LOC110618983 gene encoding uncharacterized mitochondrial protein AtMg00820-like yields MVTRQQTGKLKPQTPWSPKLNNVTASFSVPSCYTQAVKDPNWRDAMIQELNALIQAGTWKFVPRDKAQNIVGCKWVFRVKQKSNGSIDRYKACLVAKGYH; encoded by the coding sequence ATGGTGACTAGACAGCAAACGGGCAAGCTCAAACCGCAAACTCCATGGTCTCCAAAGTTAAATAATGTGACTGCTTCTTTCTCAGTACCTAGTTGCTATACTCAAGCTGTCAAAGATCCAAATTGGCGTGATGCCATGATTCAAGAGCTTAATGCTTTAATTCAAGCCGGAACTTGGAAATTCGTCCCTCGGGACAAGGCACAGAATATAGTTGgttgtaaatgggtgttcaGAGTTAAACAGAAATCTAATGGCAGTATTGATAGATATAAGGCTTGCCTTGTTGCTAAAGGATATCATTAA